One window of the Rhipicephalus microplus isolate Deutch F79 chromosome 2, USDA_Rmic, whole genome shotgun sequence genome contains the following:
- the LOC142796494 gene encoding uncharacterized protein LOC142796494, producing MNLSDDATFFLLRLVEQFPALWDMTLAEYADTTVKESIWERIAKEMNEEWPAYGPYDAKALRRFFDNKRRTYRLEKKKVESTKSGMPSSDVYKGRWRFYNSLRFLDASKVTCWRSVSTDACQAAAETMKVRPDIDDPSQTSDDAAAATDDQNITVDDPIAGKALSAMSRQGTQKKRRRSPHRLDEILAQRQTVLEKIAASVGQPASTTQQEDDIDYFGKVVAAHMREVPKDKLIPCQKAILSALEIYINKSE from the exons ATGAACTTGAGCGACGACGCAACTTTTTTTCTGCTGCGCCTTGTTGAGCAGTTCCCCGCATTGTGGGATATGACACTCGCCGAGTACGCGGACACAACAGTGAAGGAGAGTATATGGGAACGCATAGCGAAGGAAATGAACGAGGAGTGGCCTGCGTACGGGCCGTACGATGCCA aagccCTTCGGCGCTTCTTTGACAATAAGAGACGCACATACCGGttggagaagaagaaagtagaaTCCACAAAGAGTGGAATGCCAAGCTCGGACGTTTATAAAGGTCGCTGGCGCTTTTATAATTCACTCAGGTTTTTGGATGCTTCAAAAGTGACCTGTTGGCGTTCTGTGAGCACTGATGCATGCCAAGCTGCGGCGGAGACCATGAAG GTACGACCAGACATTGATGATCCTTCACAAACCTCAGACGATGCAGCTGCAGCGACTGACGACCAAAACATTACCGTGGACGACCCAATTGCGGGCAAGGCACTCTCTGCAATGTCCCGCCAAGGAACACAGAAGAAAAGGCGCCGATCTCCCCATCGTTTAGATGAAATATTGGCCCAACGGCAAACTGTGTTGGAAAAAATAGCTGCAAGCGTAGGCCAACCAGCGAGTACCACACAGCAGGAAGATGATATCGACTATTTTGGTAAAGTTGTTGCTGCACACATGCGCGAGGTTCCGAAGGATAAGCTGATCCCATGCCAGAAGGCTATCTTAAGCGCACTTGAAATCTACATCAACAAAAGCGAGTAA